TTGGACTAAGTTTCAATCCCAAAAAGGGGTTGTTGCTAATTTCTACAGTTTGCATTCTTGGATGGGCTTAGTTTGCATTTCCTTGTTTGGAGCTCAGGTTTCCCTTCTAAtcccttttttattttctcataACACATCTATTTTACTTTCATCATCAACTTGCCAATATCAACTTTCATATAAACTTTCTTAAATTGATACTATAGATAGCAATTTAGTTCATGATTAActattttttatcaaaatttcattatacatatttttaaaattaatctatttttttttaaagaactcAAGTCAATTAATAATTTTGCTATGAATTTAGTTTTGTCAATTTCAAATTAATTCAAAAGTCATACCTATATATGAATAATAGTTGGTTTTTAAAatggcaaatttttttttttttttttacaggaAGGTGTCTTTTTCAACTTAATTAAAAAAGGATGTATATTTTGttcttaattaattgatagtcGATGACATAATTTTGAACAAATTGACTTTTCTCTGTAGTGAAGAGTTTAAACTGGCCCTTGATCGTTTAATTTGCAATTGTCCTTTTCGCAAATTCAGAGAATTATTCTCATTTTAGGATGCTGGTGAAGGttgatataatatataattaatatatggtGTGCTGGAAGTTGCATAAATTCTCCCATGATTGCAAAATTGCAATTATTAGGGAAGGGTGGGTGGTCCATATTCCTTTTAGGAGCAGCCAGCCCCAAGActcatattattatttgattgttGTATGTATTAATTATGGATGTTAGTAGTTGAAATGTaagtgttaattaattaattaatcagaaAATGGTATGATGCAGTGGGTGATGGGATTCATGAGCTTCTGGCAGAGAGGAGAGAAAAGGAGAGTAAGGCAGAAGATATTGCCATGGCATGTATTTGTTGGATTATACACGTATGGATTAGCAATAGCAACAGCTGAAACAGGTCTATTAGAAAAGTTGACATTATTGCAAATGCGAACAACAACAAATGTATCAAAAAGATCACCAGAATCATTCTTGGTAAATGGTTTAGGAATAGGGTTAGCAATGCTAAGTGGAATCGTAATATGTGCTGCTGTTTCTCCTAAGCGACCTCTTATTTCTAAAATTATGCACTCTCAATCCAATTCCTTTTCTTCTTAATACCCctcttctatttttttcttgcattttttttatactCCAATTCTTTCCAAAATTTTAGGGCTCCAATCTTAGGCAAATTTGCGATTTTTTGTAACTTTATTCCTAAAATACCAAACTGTATAATTCTTAACgccctgatccaataccatgtagatattgtccgttctggcccaattccaacacattgggcctcacggctttaaaacgcgtctgcatgtattggattcacatcttactaataagccccaatcaccctctctccatttccgatttgggattcagttcattcctgcccccatcgccatcccttagggccgctccttgctcaccTTCTACCCCGACGCCACGCACTCCGGACCGAGTCGTTACAATAATTGTAGGTCAAACCCCTCCGACCACCCTAACCAGGGGTGGTTGCGGCCCCTGTCTCTAATAAGAAGATACCCAAGACAGAGGCAGCCCGGCTTGGCTAGGCTGCCTCAATTTCAATTTTGGCCCTGGAAAAGGGCCAATAGTTAGGGCCATCCTAcaagtgataaaattacaaattgatatctttattttaataaattagtttgccatttttaatttgatttggaTTTGATAAATTAGGAATTGTATAAATTGGTAATTTGATTAAATACAATTTTATTGGTTGTAGTATACATGGTTAAGATTTGGGTGGTTAATTAACTCgttgagtttgtatttaattacaatattcaacttgattaatatatgataaaCAATAAATTTCCATaagtttgtgtaaaatgattaAGGAGGTGTTTGTTTGCTCCTTTTCATATTCCTTTttaccttttcacttcaaaatggagaattttaggtgtttggttagtgacatcctgtttgccttttacatctgaaaagcaaCCTTTtgcaaaagcagagaatctctgctgcAAATCGTAACATcaacaaaccgtaacaacaaacagcaaaccgtaacaacaaacaacaaacaacaacaacaaacagtaggtaaaacaaacgggccctaattttactttttatagtCCAAATATAGTTTAATATTGAGAAGTTTTACGGTTGTATGTAAAAATTGGTTATGGACCACTGAGATGATAATATGCACAATTTTTTTTGAGCGAGTTTGATTTaacaaaacttttttttatgcACACATGTAAATTTAGCCCATACAACCGACCAATCCTATATTCGTCACTAATTGTACCCTTACCTTTTTTAAGCAAGGTCaattttaatgtttatttgacccaaaaaaaaaaatttgaacaagttacCGGAACTTCACCAAAAGCAAGGGGCGAAGGTCAATCTTGAACAGGAACCAGAACCGAGGTTTCACTGTTATAAATCCCTCCATTTTGCAAGttccaaataaataaaacatttgtTTTGTTAATTCCTTCAAAATATCTTGTGTTTATTCGTTTAATCCCCGAATTCGAACTTTATGTATTATTCACTTTAGTCCCTAATTTAAGATTTTCTGATTCATTCACTTTAGTCCCTGGTTTGAAACTTTATGTTTTATTATTCACTTTGGTTCCTATAAGTATATTTTCTACTATTAGCACATTTAAACCAATTActcttatttaattatttttagcaTTCATCCTAcacatttatattttatttaatttttagaagTTACTAACAAGTGTTTTGTGGAGTTTCGGGACGAATAGAGTTGAAAACGGATGGGAATTGACGGACATTCAGTCAGTGAATTCTATAGGAAACCAGAAGCATGTCATCCCAAGTTTTTCTGTTACGAATCTGCGACAAAAACCTTTGCCAGTAATGCtgaaacttgtatttttcttaatATTTGCATACATCCGCAGCTATGTTTCCTAAAGAATATATTGTTTCACTAAGCAAAGATAAAGCAACCCTAGTTGCATTTGTTTCAATGATACTTGAACTTTCAATTCAACTCTATGCTTTTCTAGGTTTTGTCTTTCGCTAAACGGCTATACAAGCACTTAACATATAAAACTTTGTAAAAGAAGATGGATTCATATTGAATAGTTCAACCGCAATTAAGTTCTTCATCAACATGGAAATTCCTAAGATTATAGCATTCTTAGGGAAGTATATATAATtgcaaattatatttaattcttCAAACGCAACAATATAATGTGTATGTTGTTTATTCTAACTTGTATATATAGTTTAAAAGGGTTAAGAAAACATATCCAACTCTTCTAAAGACAATAGATATTTGATGTAACTTACATTAAAGTAGAAAATGGAAtcaatagaaaaaaatattgcATAATTGCTCCAATATTCACACTAACAATGTACATTTTTTTAATGCATTAAACCTCCATGATCCTTTTACTTAATAAAAATGTAGCCTTCCATGTATGTTTATTTGCTGCTCTCTTTTATTAAGAATCTAAAATTCAGCAAGAATTAAAGATTCCATCTAAGGGTTGGTTGTATCAAGTATACCCATGTTATGAAAGCAACGTTTAGAATGTCGATGACAAGTTTTAGTGTAAACACTATAGATATATCTAGGGGTGTTCAAACTTGGGTTGGGTGGGTTATAGTATAATCTTAACCCAACCCAtgtaagaatttttttttttttaagatgggTTGGGTTATAGTGGGTTATATGAATTTTTTAAGTGGGTTAGATGGGTTGGGTTATAATGGGTTGGATGGGTTATtgtatatttatcatgaattgtATATAACAATTCTCCATGTTTTTTAttgagttgattttttttttacaaattattgagttattttttttaaagctgctgattttttttataataataataataataagtaaacCTCAAAATCATAGTTAAAGGATAATAAATCAGTATATGAATATCACAATACAAAGCGATGaaagatataaaaaaatttaaaagccAAATCAATTAACCATTAACGAATCTTGTTCCACGACCACGGGTAATCTTGCCTTTTCGAACTCTTTTTAATTAGGCCAACATTGTTTTTTTAtccatttaaaattttaaacatatttttttagTGGAGTACATGAATCGCCAGAATCGGTGTACTCGCTCGATTCACCATCGATTTGGTAGGGGTGTTCAACGGTCGGTTCGgtctgaaaaccgaaccgaatcgaaATAACCGAAAACCGAATAGTCAATAAAATGGAACCGAACCGAATCAAACCTAAccgaataataataacaaaccgaaccgaaccgatcgAATAATTCAGTTCGATTCAGCTTATCGGTTCACTGTATTTTTCACTAAATTGAAATAAACTATAGataaaaaagtaattaatttaatttcaataaaaagcctaattttttttatataaatcatgTTATATGATTACGATTACGTTAGATTTAAACTGAATATTGAAAATATGAATTAATCTGGGCTATTGtttcaaaattaataaattttatacttttaatttataaatacaaATTTGTATTTTTGAGAATTACCGTTTAGAAATTAATAATAGAGTTAGAGATACAAGAATAATAGCTTATAAATTAGGTTGTTTCTATTTATATGAAAACATAGAacttaattcataaaaaaaacatagaactagaaagttttttattttaattacatTCAAATGGACTAATTGAAAATTAAGAACTTAGaaaattctttaaaaaaacTTAGAAAACTATTCATCATCTGGTTATAATTCTCAATCTATTTAGAGTTTATTTTGGTCGGTTCGGTTATTTTGTCACAAAAACCGAACCGACTGAAATTActgaaatattatatatattagaaaCGAAACCGAATCAAATAGACcgaaaaaccgaattttatCGGTTCGGTCGGTTATTTTGGTCCGGTTTgatttttgaacacccctacgATTTGGGCGTCATGTTCAATTCAAGTAcgcattttttcttttttcgattttttttttgtttctcaaTTGTCCGGTTttgcaatttttatttttttaatttaaaaaatatcatattattaataaccacatttttttaaaatttaaatgagACAATTAAAGACAAACTGAGAATATAAAGAATTATATGGGTTGAGTGGGTTAGACGGGTTATTAAGATGGGTTATGATAAACCATCAAATATAAGTTTTATAACCCATTCAACCCATCTAACCCATTGTAAcccacttaacctatctttcaTGGGTTGGATGGGTTGAAATTTGGTGGGTTATAATAACCCAACCAATTTTGAACACCCCTATATATCGATGAATTCCCATTGACATGGTATAGTTTTTATTTCTTCACATAAAACTTGTGACACATAACCTTCTAAATCATCGCTTAATTGTAAGTACAAAATCAAGCTGGTTGGCGTCAATCCTTTTATGATTTTCGACCATATGAATGTTGATTTGATTGGCATTTTAGCGAGCAGTTTGATAAGTGGTTTCAAAGGCAGACACGATATACCTCATCTCATGACAAAAATTTATGGATCTGAAAAGATTTTTTAAGTACAAGTTGACTGTTTGGTTGATGATCTTGAAAACATATTATTCTAAATAATTTACATATTCAAAGACAATATGTtaaccaaaaaaagaaaaagaaaattccaAGTCGTCTACTCAAAGTATAATGTTGTTGCCCTAGCCCGAAGAACTTTGCATTTTAAAAAAGAGAACACATCATGCGAGATATCTATTGACAATCATTAAGCAATAGAATATGCATAGTGTATccgaaaaaacaaaaaacttcACTATTATGTTTTAGATTGCTTAGTATTTGTTTCTCAATGCACTTTTGAAAGCGCTTCGAATAACCCATTTCTAATTATTGCtttagttttttcttttctttctacaACTCATCTTCTTTTCCATCCAAAAAATAACTCCGTACCAAAGGCAATCCCACGGTTAGTATCACACATTATATCCAAATATAAATAGTACATTTTCCAAGTATTTACATCACTGTTCTTGCTTGAGTTTTTTTTAAACCCTCCATAGATGTATGGACCAGGCTGTACGCGTACCTATCATGGATCAAACATTTACATATTAACTATTTACTTTATCAATGAACAATTATATTTTAAGTTTTTCCTCATATAACGTATATCAttacattttttatataattaaaactaTAAGTTACATATTTTCACCAAggaaagtttagaaatttcaaAGCGTAATGAGAGTAACTTTGTGATATTTAATATTTGAAAGATGGAAAATTAGATTTCCACATGAATCTTAGGCCccgttctttatcacttaatttcagtaacaatcagttcagttcagttcaattcagttcagttcagtttagttcaattcaattcagttcagttcagttcagttcagcattcagtttcagcatccagtttcagcattcagtttcagtattcagtaatttatcattatttattatattataattatttatatataatttattataattattaatctgGGAATGCGGAACAGTGATCTGGATCTTCGTCGGGCAGGTCTGGCTTCTTCGGGGATCGGCTCTGCGCGGGGAACGGTCCCTACGGACACTCCGAAGATTAAGACAGTTAGTGGTTCAAGAGAGTATGGTAATCAAATGTGAGTGAGGTAGGAAATTAGTTACCCGATCTCTTCTTCTGCCTTCACTGGCATATTTATAGCGGATTGACTTGGGCCTGTGGGCCTCCTGTTGTCCTGGCCCATTCGCTGGTCGGACATTGTTGGGCCTCTTGGGCCTAAgtgatattccgaatcaagtagtcccccccgACGACGTTAGTCGAGTATTGCATGAGAGGAGACGCGGATTTAATAGGATTATTCCCTTCTTAACGAGTGGTGGACAGCTGGATGAAAGGTGCTCGATTTCCTCATAAAGACCTTTCAGATTGATGCATGCGCTTGTGGGTTTTAGTGCGCAATTTATTGCCCCTTCATTAAATGCTCCTGCACGCGCCGTAAAAAAGGCTTTGAATGTCGTGCCTTGCCGACGCCTCCACTTTGTTTAGGTATAAAAGGCAGGGGGAGGCTCTATTTCTGTCTTATTTCGTCAAATTCTCCTCCCATTACGATTTGGCCGTTTCGCTTTTCCTTTGGAGCCGCTGTTTTTTGTCGACCGTTTCGTCGATGCTTCGTCGTTTGCTCGCGCTTGTTGGGCACCGGGtattaggggtgttcaaaattCTAACCAATCCAAGGATCCAACCCAATCCAACCTAATCCAACACTCAAATCTCTAGTTTATtggtttatttattatattggattggttataaCCAAACCAATAGAAAAATTTCACatggataaaataatttaactGGTTAATTAACCAATCCAAACCAAAAAAAGCCCAACATTTTTAAAATGCATCCAAAACTTTTTTTTCCTAATAATTAGGGATCAAGGTAAGCCCAAACTAAAAGGACCAAAATAATACTACGTAAAGTTATGgaattcaaaataattttttattttgtatttatttagttaCTCGATgtttaatgggtaaattacacctatggccatTTTAGGGGTGTGTATCGgtataaaaccgaaccgaataccgaaatgatcaaaataattcacaCCGATACCGAACCAAATAATAGGTAAAACCAAACTGAAATATGTTATTCAGTTCGGTTTGAACCGAACAAACCggattaagttaaaaataaaaaataacaaataaaaatcactatattttctcattaaatttacctcaacaacaaaaaaattgaaatactttcaaaatatatatattgggttcttatctcaacaataaaaaaaattaaacttgtaaaatcaaatatatgcatgtatatatatatatataagaatgtaaaatatgtgtaattcggtgcAGTTCGGTTTTTTTACACTATTTGTCAACCCGAACTGAACCGAATTAATACCGAAAAAGACTTAATATTAAAACCGATACGGAACCGAATtgtaaaaaaaccgaaccgaaaaaccgaattcaatcagttcggttcggtatgcggtttaaaccgccccgatgcacacccctaggCCACTTAACTTTGCTCATTTTCACAATATGGTCCCTAAACTTtaaaatgtaacataaaagtcactcaacttcacattttttttacattatggccattaaacttcaatcaatacctcaaaataaaaaattcgaaggaTTGATAATAATCtaataaactttaattcttcaaaaattttgTTTTGAGACTATTTAAacgttgtttggttaggagagagaaagctacttaaatgatgattttggaaaataaaaagtgtggtttcatagtaaatatcattctaaacaactttaaagtTAAATGGTTATACCgtaaaaatgagtaaagttcagtggccatgagtgtaatttacccgatatTTAATTAGTGAATGATTAGATATTTAGCTATTGAAATATTTgatgtttttcgtatttaatTAATaggatatttaattttattgtaattaatagattaattaaatatctaatttgatatttaaacacaattattgatatttaatttgaattactTTACAAGAATACTTTACattaatttataagaaaaaaaataaacgtTCCAGGAGCAAAATTTACGAGATTaggaagaaaaaaatatgaaaaattgaatataataaaattaaaattgaagacattaaaaaatcagatttgatattaattgaaaataaataaattaaattacttaacCTAATTAAAATAACATGTAATAGGTTTGgtgaaattaatttatggattgGTGGTTAATAACCAATCCAAACCAaaaccaatccaatccaattttATAGAGTTTTTATGGATTGGATTGGTTATTTACAACCAATCCATGAATTCATTCATTAATTGGATTGGTTAGGTTTTTTTATCCAATAACTATTGGATTGATCCATGAACACCCCTACCGGGTATACTGATTTGGCAGCGTTCTTCTGAAGATTCTCCACGACGCTTGTCGTAACTTTTTCGAGGACAGTCGAAACGCTTATCTCTCCTGTTTTTAGTTCTTGTGTctagtttgttttctttctggggagggggagtatgtcagagggttcttcgcGGGGAGCCCTAAAGCGACTGCCGCCAGTGACACCGGGCGACTTTACACTCCGTGACGTTTCCCGAAAACAATCTGTAAAGCGAAAAAGACGAGTAGGGACGGCGGAGGAGGGCGGTGCTGCTgctggaaagaaaaggaaaatcgTCGTGGTACGCGCGTCGCCCAGCGTTGAGCGCCCGCTTGGAGGGCCCGCCGCTGGTGTCCTTGAAGTAGTTGTGGTTTTACCAGAGGGAGTGATTACCGAAGAGCGACCTTTTGCTTCGATCTACGAACAAATGCGGGAAAAGGTATGGACAATGTCGCCAGGTGTGACGAGTGTGGACGGTAAACGCTTTGAGGGGAGGCACCGTCCGAAGAGGCCGGAATCCTTTGCGGTGGACGATGCCTATAGTATTATTGTGTCTGTAGACTTGGCCACTATTTCTGCCGTGTATCGACTAGGGCAGCCTTATGAGTTGGTGGCGCTGGAGGAAGATGATCGAGCTCATCACGTGGGCGGGGCAAACGAGCTGGTTGTCTATGAGGAGCAGTTGGAGTCGGGGATGCGGCTACCTCTGCTTCCCTTCTTTGTTGAGGTCTTAAAAGAGTATGACTTGTGTCCTGGCCAAATTCATCCGAACgggtggaggatgatggtggcgTTTTATTCTTTGTGTCGGTCGACCGGATACCGAGCTACTGGGCTGGTGTTTCGCGAGTTCTTTCGGCCGAATAAAGGACCCCGCTCTCAACACGTGACCTTCTCTCACCAGAAGTTCAAGGTACTCGGTGGCTTGAAGGATAAGATCCTCGAGTTTAGGCATCAGTACTTTCTAGTGCGGAAACTGGATGGCGACTTTCTGTTCCGCGTGACATGGAATGACGATCCCATGGATTCGGGTAGGTGGCTAAAAATGCAACAATGTTGCCATCGGAGGAGCATCTTATAAAGTACTTAAAGGGGTTGCCGACGGACgaagagagtaagaaagatgtCGATGAGCTCGTGGGACATTTTCTGGCCGCTGGATATTATATCTGGAAACAATGGAGAATGGCCCAGCTAGCTGGCTGGTCGCAAGCGGATTTCGAAAAATGGAAACACGGGTATAATTTCTCGAACGGAGAGCTAGCGGAGTTGGAGGCGATAACCGTAAATGTTGCCATCGTAGGTGAGGGGTCCGGGTTGTAAGTTTCATTCCGTAGTTCTAACGTGCTTTTCTActttaaaatatgtatttacCATGATGTTATCGATGCAGGTCCAGGTAATCCTCGTGTTAGCATGGATTTTGATCAGAACGAGTTTGGTGTTGGCCTTGAGACTGGAGAGGAAGCCTTCGCTATTCCATCTGGATCCTTGGCCTCGTTCTCTTCGCTTGAAGATGCGAACCAGGTGGTGCAGAGTATGGGGGGCGTGATGGCCGTGCATGCTGACACTAATGTTACTGGCGACATACCGCAAGGGATGCCTGTTGAAGGGGGTGAGGCCGAAGAAAATGCGGAGGTGACTGCTGCGGAAAAGGAACAAAGCGAGCAGCAAATGCAAGGACCCGTTACCCGAAAACGGAAGAAATATAAAGGTAAGGCTGTTGTTGGGATTGAGAATGAGAAGGTGCGTGCTGGAGAGGATGCCGTTGGGGGGCACGAAGGCTCTAAACGAGCGTGTACTGATGGTGGAAATGAACTGGAGGCGGGGATGATGGATCGGTTGGGCGATCACCCAGAGATGATGAAAAGAATGGATGCCAAAATTGCTTAAGTTCCGGGAATATGTGATGGGCTTGTCGGTGCATTCTAATATGGTGACGTCCGACCTTGCGAGGGCGATGGCTCGCGTCGCAAAGGTGCCCGGTGAAGTGATGCGGATGGACGGTGTGTCCAAGATGAACCTGGGTGTGGATACTCTGTCGGCGCTTGGTGTGGTAAGTTCTTCTGATCCTCTTGCTTAGATTCATTTCTGACAACTGTGCCCTGAATTGCCCAAATTTTATTCAGGCCGTTCAAAATGCTAACAAGGTGTTCGACATGTGTGTGAATGATGAAAACCTCTTTCGCGACATGGAGCAAGGTCTGCGTAATGTAGTGTAGGATCGGGAGACGGCGAATGGAAAAGTAGCCACTGCTGGGGAGCTGTTAGGGCGCCGAGAGGGCGAGATTGCTGTGCTGAGCGAGAAGCTAAAAGTGGAGACGGGGTGCCGACTGGAGCAGTCGAGAAAGTTGGCCCGCACGGTCGAGCAACTCCGTTTCTACAAAGTTTTGTTTAGGGCGGCCACACTATGGGTTCGCCGAGTGAAGGAGCAGGTGGATGAGAGGGCGAAGCGAGCAACTGCGTTATCTGCTGAGAACGAAAAGCTTAGGCAAGATCTTGAGGCAGCTCGGAAGGAGGCCAGGGAGTTGCGGGGCCTCGCGGGAGATCGCGAGGAGAAATTGATCAAGATAGATCGGATGATGATTATCACTGCTGCCTATACTGCGGGGCATGAAATTCCTCCGGAGGTCATTTTCTCTCCGAACGTCTATGACAAGGCTGCCCAGGCGAAGGCCGTAGAGTTCTATGGTCGCTTTAAGAAGAAGTAGTTGGAGATGAAGGCGTATTCCTCCACATGATGCCTTGTTTTTCAAATATGTAATAATGTTATTGTACGGTTTATATCTTGAAGGATCTTTTGGCAGTTTTATTTTGATCATTATCTTGcacttttgatttgatttgagacTTCATGATGTGTTTGTCAAGTCTTTTCCATTCtcactataaataggagtcGGTTCTTTGCCTATGCTTCTCGTTCAAAACTCCGTTCTTGCTTTTAGTACTCGTATCCTCCGCTATTTGCTTGCACCTGTTTTTGTGATGTCGCTTCgggatgtggtggactctgccAAGGTGCTTGAAGTGCAAAAGGCCATCTCGGCGATGCCTCATCCCTACGTGTACTGTCCGCCAATGGATGATCATGAGTTGGATAGGAAAGTGCGGTACGCCTCCCCGGTGTGGATGAATTGGGGTTTCTCGTGGAGAAGCTGAAATGGGGAGAGTGAGAGTTCCGTGCCCTACACTGGATCTGCGACGGACTCTTGTGATGTGGTTATCAGTGCCTTTTCTTCTACTGAGAAGAAAGCATGGTCGCAGGATGGGATTGGGTACCTGAATCCCGACGAGTCAGTAGTTCCCGTGACGAATCCGCATCCTGCCTGGGTAAGGAGACTTTTTGCCGACGAACTAGACAAGGTTATGAACCTTCCTCCTGTGCTGGAGAACCGCCGTTCTGGGCGCCATGCTTCGCCGAGCCGTCCCCACGGGGCGACGTTTGTCGATCCGCTGAAACCTCGTAGTGTGGTTTTCCTTGAATTTTCGAGACAAGGGTTTCTGGGGCCCATTCCGACCGATCCGGCACATCGAGTGACGCATGTCGGGAAAGTATGCCTATACCATAGGCAGAATGAACACCGATGAATGTATCGATTGGCGAGCAGTGCACCAGGCCCTCATGGATGCGGAGGCTATCTCGAACCCCGACAGTGTCCGTGCTTCTCTTGAGTGATTGTGATGTGTTTTACCTGTAGTGTTTTGTGTTTTGGACGTGATTGTGGCTCTTGTTCTGTAATGAATTTTGGTACGCTTGTTGTTATAAaatttatgcgcttatgcagcTTTGCTATTTAGCCTTTTTTGCTCTGAATTGCATGGAAAATTCCTTCTTCAGTGAACGTTTTAGGTGCTCGTGTAGTGTTGCTTAGCAGAGCATGAATCGAAGTATTTACCCATGAACAATTGTTGATAATACGAGATTGTTTAGGTGACTATAAAGTCACTGGAGGTGCTCGATTAGCCTTCGGATAGCATTTTGATGCTTTTGTAGCGGAGAACGTAATGTGGTGTCCGCTTGTAaacaatcgataacaatatgcgATTGCTAGGCGATTATGAAGGCAGttgagatgctcgataagcctttggataGCATATTGATGCTTTTATAGCGGAGAACACATTTGTGGTGCCCACTTGTAAACAATCGAT
The DNA window shown above is from Euphorbia lathyris chromosome 1, ddEupLath1.1, whole genome shotgun sequence and carries:
- the LOC136234573 gene encoding probable transmembrane ascorbate ferrireductase 4, with protein sequence MAAVFALVLFARISGLIVAGLVIFWALVFQSSFLPHHSSSPQDLIYAILHPLLMVIGLIIISGEAILVHRWLPGSGNLKKSVHLCLQGVALASGIFGIWTKFQSQKGVVANFYSLHSWMGLVCISLFGAQWVMGFMSFWQRGEKRRVRQKILPWHVFVGLYTYGLAIATAETGLLEKLTLLQMRTTTNVSKRSPESFLVNGLGIGLAMLSGIVICAAVSPKRPLISKIMHSQSNSFSS